From one Bacteroides fragilis NCTC 9343 genomic stretch:
- a CDS encoding OmpA family protein: MKRELSMVLCLLLLPGMAGAGTGADSPEKKAASAVNNKRNVRQKITPVGTRKSTSVRPLSVCEVKVDLPTDSMLLSWVGFLSPSATEAPKVEEVRQTVSGSIVLDYSRGQKTKYDERNFVEAVYKLLAVTRPLRETPGVSLEGIRLTGYTAPDGDYRANERLGLQRALALKDYIRREKSFGTVPFEVNWIAEDWKGLTDLIVGSEMAFKESVLDIIRTVDVVDGRERMLMDLAGGTAYHYLSSAFFGRLRRIEYEVTYVDGSIATQPSIGMTEGVSVVTSGKLEAFSVADFCRLAEAHAVGSAEFNDLMDLAGRLYPDSPVACINAAGVALLRRDTERARKYLQRFATLPEAGCNMGILCLLEGDRGKAEVYLSLAQAGGSVPAGRALRFLQSK, from the coding sequence ATGAAAAGAGAACTGAGCATGGTCTTGTGTCTGCTGTTGCTTCCGGGCATGGCAGGAGCGGGGACCGGTGCCGACTCGCCGGAAAAAAAAGCGGCGTCGGCAGTGAACAACAAACGAAACGTACGACAGAAAATAACCCCGGTGGGTACTCGAAAGTCTACCTCGGTACGCCCTTTGTCCGTATGCGAGGTGAAAGTTGACCTGCCTACGGACAGCATGCTGCTCTCGTGGGTAGGCTTTTTGTCGCCTTCGGCTACGGAGGCACCGAAGGTTGAGGAGGTGCGGCAGACTGTGAGTGGCAGCATCGTGCTGGATTACAGTCGTGGGCAGAAGACGAAGTATGATGAGCGTAACTTTGTAGAAGCTGTTTACAAACTTTTGGCTGTGACACGTCCGCTTAGAGAAACACCGGGTGTGAGTCTGGAAGGTATTCGTTTGACAGGTTATACGGCTCCGGACGGTGACTATCGGGCGAACGAACGTCTGGGTTTACAACGAGCACTGGCATTGAAAGATTATATTCGGCGGGAGAAAAGCTTCGGCACAGTGCCTTTTGAGGTGAACTGGATAGCGGAGGATTGGAAAGGATTGACCGATCTGATAGTTGGGTCGGAGATGGCATTCAAAGAGTCCGTACTCGATATTATCCGTACAGTGGATGTAGTGGATGGTCGTGAACGAATGCTGATGGATTTGGCCGGTGGGACTGCCTACCACTATTTGTCGTCGGCTTTTTTCGGGAGGTTACGTCGCATTGAGTACGAGGTAACCTACGTGGACGGAAGCATCGCGACACAGCCGTCGATAGGCATGACAGAAGGGGTGTCGGTTGTTACTTCGGGCAAACTGGAAGCATTCTCGGTGGCGGACTTCTGCCGCTTGGCAGAAGCACATGCCGTAGGTTCGGCTGAATTCAATGACTTGATGGACTTGGCGGGGCGTCTTTATCCGGATAGTCCGGTGGCATGCATCAACGCTGCCGGAGTAGCCTTGTTGCGCCGCGATACGGAGCGTGCCCGGAAATATCTGCAACGCTTTGCCACCCTGCCTGAAGCCGGGTGTAACATGGGTATTCTTTGCCTGCTTGAAGGTGACCGGGGAAAGGCGGAAGTCTACCTGAGCTTGGCACAGGCGGGAGGAAGTGTGCCGGCAGGAAGGGCACTGCGCTTCCTGCAAAGTAAGTAA